The DNA window CCGAGCTCGGTGAGGGCGGCCGCGGTGGCCTCCTTCTGCGAGTCGACCATCATCGTCGCGCTCTCCTGATTGCGCTCATCGGTGGTCTCGCCGGCGGGGAAGATGGAATCCAGCGGCACGACTGCGCGCGAGGGATCGAACCAGGCGGTCGCCAGCTCGAACCACGACGGCGTGCGCTCCCGGTTGCCCACCACCTGCACGGTGAGGAGGTCGAGCGATCCGTCGGTCGGGTAGGTCTCGGCGCCGTCGACGGAGATCAGCGGCACCTGCGATCCGTCGGCCGATGCCGCGGAGCCGAGGGTGTCGTAGACAGGACCGGGCTGCTGGATGACGTACGACGTCGGCAGGAACGTCAGGACCAGCAGCACGACGAGCGCCACGAGCAGCGCCCAGACTCCTGCGTGGGAGCGACGGCTGCGGCGCCTCCGCGGTGCAGGCGCGATCGTCACGTTCTCGTCGAACAGCGTCACGAGAGCCCTTTCCTCGACTGGTCGTTCGCGACCGGCGTACGTCGAGGGGGTCTCGGCCGGGGACTGCGATGATCCGTGCGACTAGCGTAGAACGCGAGTTCAGGACCCGGCTGAAAGGCGGCTGAAGTGGCGGACGATGATCGCAGCCCGGAGGAAGAGTTCCAGGAGCTGATGAGACAGCTCCTGGGTGGAGCAGGCGGAGCCGGCGGTGAGCTGGACGCCGAGACCCTGTCGCGGCTGTCGGGCATGCAGGTCGATCCGGCCATGATGCAGGCCATCATGCGCCAGATGCAGAGCGCCTTCTCGAGCACCGACGCGGAGGGCATCTCGTGGGACGCGGCGAAGACGCAGGCGCTGCACATCGCCAACCAGGACGGTCAGGCCATCTCGTCGGGCCAGCGTGCCGACCTCGATCAGGCGTTCACGCTCGCCACCCTGTGGCTGAGCGAGGCGACCGCGATCTCCGACCTCTCGGCTCCTCCCCGCACGATCACGCGCGGCGCGTGGGTCGAGCAGACCCTGCCGATCTGGCAGGAGCTGGCGGAGCCCGTCGCGACGAGCATCGCCGACGCTCTCACGGCGACCCTCAGCGAGCAGGCGCCCGACGAGATGCAGGGCCTCATCCAGGGTGCCGGGCGGCTCATGCGCACCATCGGCGGTTCTCTGTTCGCCACGCAGCTCGGTCAGGTCATCGGGCGGCTGTCGACGGAGGTCGTCAGCGGCGGCGACGTGGGCATCCCGGTGATGCCGGCCGGCGAGGCGGCGATCCTCCCCCAGAACTTCGCGGACTTCGGCCGCGACCTCGGCATCCCCGACGATCAGCTCGCGCTGTACGTCGCGACGCGCGAGCTCGCGCACGCGCGCCTGTTCCGCCACGCGAAGTGGCTGCGCCTGCAGGTCATGTCGCAGGTCGGCGACTTCGCCCGCGGCATCCACATCGACACCGGCGCCCTCGAAGACCTCGCATCGCGCTTCGACCCGTCCCAGCCGGAGGAGCTTCGGCAGGCGCTCGAGAGCGGCGCGCTCATCCCCGCGAAGTCGGAGGCGCAGGAGCTCGCCCTCGCGCGCCTCGAGCACCTGCTGGCCACGATCGAAGGATGGGTGGACGTGGTGACGGATGCTGCGACCTCGCGCCTCCCGACATCCGGCGCCATCGGCGAGGCCGTCCGTCGCCGCCGTGCGGTGGGCGGGCCGGCCGAGCAGGCACTCGGCTCGCTCGTCGGCCTCGAGCTGCGTCCCCGCCGTATGCGGGAGGCGGCCGCCATGTGGCGCGCGGTGACCGACGCCGTCGGCATCGCCGCCCGCGACGCCCTCTGGGACTACCCCGACCTCATGCCGGAGCCCGGCGACATCGACGATCCCGCCGGCCTCATCGCACGACTGCAGGCGCGGGCACGGGGCGAGCAGCCGGCGCCCGACGAGTTCGACGACGCGCTGGCGCGCCTGCTGGCCGGCGAGGAGCCGCAGGACCCCGCGGTCGCCGAGGGCGGTGGCGACGATCTCGATGCCGAGCTCGAGGACCTCGACGACGACCTTCGTCGCGATGACGACGGTCCGGAGGATCCCCGCCCGGTCTGAGCGCCCGATCGACCGGCCGGGCAGCCTCTCCGTCCGACGTGCCCGTTCCTCCCCAATGCCTGTGCCGCGACCGCGATCGCGCGAGCTGTGGAGGACGGCCGCGCGGGGGCCGTCGCCTCCCCCATGATCGGGGGATGCTGCGACTCGACCCCGCGCACCCGCCGCTCTGGCGGAGCGCCACCTCCCTGCAGTTCGGCCTCGACGCGGTCGCTCGGCTGGACGCACCGGAGCCCTGGCAGGAGCGACTGATCCGGCAGCTCGAGCGGGGCCTGCCGGAGCCGGCCTTCGACGGCACGGTCGTCGGGCTCGGCGGCACCGTCCCCGAGGCCCGCGACCTGCTCCGGATGCTGGCGCCCGCCCTCTCCCCCGATGCGCGGCCGCTGCGGCCCCGGGCCGTCCTCGACGTGCCCGACGACGCTGACGCCTTCGACGCGGCGACGGTCCGGGCGTTCACAGCGGCGATGCGCGCCGCGGGACGGATGCCCCTCCCGGCATCCTCGAACGACCGGACGCCCGTCATCCTCCTCGCGTGTCACGCGGTGGACCCCCGACGGGTCGTGCCGCTGATGAGCCGCGACGTCCCCCACCTGCCGGTCGTCTTCACGGCCGACCGGGTGGAGGTCGGGCCTCTCGTCGTCCCCGGTCGATCCGCCTGCCTCACGTGCGTGCAGCTCCACGAGCGCGACCGCGACGCCGACTGGCCGCACCTCTTCGCTCAGCTGCTGGATCGCCGCGCCATCCCGGCGAGCGAAGACCTCGCGCTGGAGGCCGGCCTGCTCGCCGCCGGACTTCTCGGCGCGGCATCCGGCGGCGCCGGACAGGCCGGCGCCGACCTGTTCAGCGCGAGCGCGGAGCCGACGATGCCGTCGGGGCGTTC is part of the Microbacterium lemovicicum genome and encodes:
- a CDS encoding zinc-dependent metalloprotease encodes the protein MADDDRSPEEEFQELMRQLLGGAGGAGGELDAETLSRLSGMQVDPAMMQAIMRQMQSAFSSTDAEGISWDAAKTQALHIANQDGQAISSGQRADLDQAFTLATLWLSEATAISDLSAPPRTITRGAWVEQTLPIWQELAEPVATSIADALTATLSEQAPDEMQGLIQGAGRLMRTIGGSLFATQLGQVIGRLSTEVVSGGDVGIPVMPAGEAAILPQNFADFGRDLGIPDDQLALYVATRELAHARLFRHAKWLRLQVMSQVGDFARGIHIDTGALEDLASRFDPSQPEELRQALESGALIPAKSEAQELALARLEHLLATIEGWVDVVTDAATSRLPTSGAIGEAVRRRRAVGGPAEQALGSLVGLELRPRRMREAAAMWRAVTDAVGIAARDALWDYPDLMPEPGDIDDPAGLIARLQARARGEQPAPDEFDDALARLLAGEEPQDPAVAEGGGDDLDAELEDLDDDLRRDDDGPEDPRPV